GCTGCAGCCGCCGCTTGGATGTCCGTAGGTAGCAGCGGGAAGTTATTCGAATAAAGAGGCTGCGCAGATTCTCTCGACAGTGTCGAGAGAATCTGTCTTTCCGGCCAGGCCAGGTAAAAGGCACGCATCTTCCAGAGGTTTGGCTTACTAAACCCTCTGCCGAATTGCCGTGTCAGATCGACCGCGAGTTGGCTGACCAAGGCTTCTCCGTACTCAGCTCGCTCTTCTCCCTGTTGCTCGGACTGGAAGATTCGCCTTCCAATCTCCCAATAGCTTGCAGTCATCAGGGCATTGACGCTGCGGGCAGATGCGGATCGTGCCGCGTGAAGAAGCGCGACGATCTCGGCCCGAATGCCGCTGTACTGCTGTTCAATCATCTTCTCTTTAGGATAACGACTCTGCGACCTTGCCCACACTTGACTCAAACGACAGATTCGACAAAGGGCATCACGCCATGTCGAGGCCGATCGCGTCGTTGACGGCATGGGCGAGGGCCTGTTCGGTGCCGAGATACCGCTCCGTGGTCTGGATCGAGGCGTGGCCGAGCAGAAGCTGGATCTGTTCGAGCTCCCCGCCGGCCTTTCTGCAGAGTTTCGCGCAGGTGCGACGCAGGTCGTGGGGCGCGAGCTTCCCCAGACCGCTCGTCTTGGCATAGCGCATCACCAGGCGCCAGACCGCCTTTTCGTCCCGGATCTCCTCGCCGGCAAGGACCCCCGCCTTGGTGACCGGCCGGAAGAGCCGGCCTTGGCTGATCCCGGAAGCGCAAAGCCAGGCGTCGATGCGGCTCTTCACCCCGGCCGGCACGGTCACGGTCCGGACCCGGCCACCCTTCCCTGCCATGTCGGGTAGCACCCAGCGACCCTCCCGCTGCTGGAGGTCTTCTATATTGATCCGGAGCAGCTCCGCCCGGCGCAGCCCGCAGCCGAGCAGCAGGGCGAGGACCGCCCGGTCGCGAATCCCGGGCAGGGTCTTCGGGCTGGGGGCGTTGAGGAGATCGTTGGCCTGCTCCTTCATCAGCCAGTTCCCTGCCCGGTTGCCGCGCTTCTCAATCCCGGGCACACGCTCGATGGCCGCGGCCGCGGCCGGGTCGAGCAGCTGGTTGTCGGCCATCTCGCGGGCGAGCTTGCGGATTGGTGAGAGCCGGAGGTTGACGGTCGAGGCGGAGAGCCCCTGGTCGAGGAGTGAGGACCGGTACTGCTGAACCAAAGCTTTTGTAAAGGCCCGGCCGGCCCCGGAGAGCCTGATCCAGGTGAAAAAAGCCTTGAGACCGGTCTTGTAGGAGCGCCGCGAGTGCTCCGAGGTCACCCCGTTGACCACCAGGTCGATCAGGAATGCCTCCGAGGGCCGGTTCCCTGCCGGTTGGAGCTCGATCTCGAGTTCGGCGGTCATTGGAAAGAGAATAGCACGATAACTGGGATTATCGGGTGCTATAGTTGTCGCTAATTCATATTGCCGTGCGGATTCCGTGCGCACTCATGAAGTATCATGGTTCTCAGCTGAAGAGCGGCTAATTCCCTCTTCCTCAATCGCTTATGCCCTTCCCGCGCAGCTGGCTCCCGCGAATCCGCTCGATCGTCGCAGCAGTCGAAGACTGGCCCGCAGAGCACTTGGACCGTGAGGCGATTGCTCAAGTCTTCGCTCTCAAGCGCCGCGCCGCCCTCTCGCTGATGAAAGAGATTGGCCCCATTCGGCTCCGTACCGGTCGTTGGATCCTGCCACGCGAGAAGCTCATCGCCTTCCTCCAAGCCCAGGCGAAGGAGGCGGAGGTCGAGCTGGCCCGCAAAGAACGCTTTACCCAGTCCTTGCTCGCTGCCGACGCTTCCCTGCTCCGCCGTCCGAGCATTTTGCTCGCGCCACGGACGCTGTCTTCTGAGCAACGGGAGGCCTACGCGGTCGGGTTGCCGGAAAGCGTGACCCTCGAGCTCGGTTCCCCAAACCGGCTCGTCGTTGAGTTCGCCACCATCGAGGAGCTCGCCGAACGCCTGCTCGCAACCGGGATCGCCCTCAACAACCGGTTTTCCGTCTACCAGGATCTGTTCGCACCTCAATCCCAAGCTGCCCATGACGAGGACCAAGCCGAGCGCGAAGATGCCGAGTATTTAGAGAATTGGAGGCCGGATTAGGATCAGAAGAGAAAGACGCGGAGTTTAGAGCACAAACCTGATCACCTGGAGAACTCGCGTGACAAACCATCGGCTCGGCCGTCTCAGAAGCAGCGCCACTGTCTTCTTTCTTTCAGCTGCGGCTTTGAGCCAAAGCCTTCAGGTTCAGCCAAACATGAGGCCTCTCACTCCTGATGAACGAACTGCTATGACCGGGAAATCATGGAGTCCAGGTTGTCCCGTATCGCTCGATGATCTCCTCTCGATCCGCATAACCTACTTCGGATTCGATCACCTGACCCATAAAGGCAGGCTCATAATCCATAAGCGCTTCGCCCAAGAAGCCTCCGCAATCTTCCAGGAGCTGTACGATATACGGTTTCCGATCAACAAAATCGATCCATACGAGAACTATGAGGTTGGCGGCGGCAACGCGGAAAAGAATGTGACCGTCGGCTTCTACTGCCGTAAAGCGCAAGATGCGCCCAAGGAGTGGAGCGGTCACGCCTACGGCATTGCCGTCGATCTGAATCCCTTCGATAATCCGTTCCACGATGCGAAGGAGGGCTGGTGGCCAAAGGGGGCCGATGCCCGTTCTAAGCGCGACGATACTAAGGGCAAGGTCTCTCCGAGCACTGAGGCGTTTCAGATCTTTGCTCGGCATGGCTGGGCGTGGGGCGGCTTCTACTCGGGAGAGCCCGACTATATGCACTTCTATAAGGCGACTCTCGGGGGTAGTGGAAACGTGCTCGAACGGTCTTACGTGGCGACAGGGTTGCAGTACGTCCCGGTGGAGCAGTAGAAGCCGGCAAGGCAAAGGCACACCCGCAGGCCAAGGAGCCAAAATGAATCTAAGCTGGGGTGCTTGCGTGAAACCCCACAGAACAGGGTTTAAATCCCTGCTCTTTTGGGAGATCAACTCGGATTTGTGCCTCCAGGCGCGAGCGCGAACGCCGCGCCGAGGCACCAACGCCACTGACACATCAGCCCTGAACGTGCAGCAAGAACTTCACCCGCGATGAGACGAAAGTCAAGAGCTTTCAAGACAGCTGCTAGTTTGCTAGCTTTCACTTAAATCAGGCCGTGGAAATGTCGGGACCGTGCAAAGCATGGAACGAGAAAGCCGTCCAACCCTTCGCACCGCCCCTTGCAAGACACCGGTGAAGCTGGGCGTCTTGCACATTCCCACCGCCTGGGCGACGGGGTTTTCTTTTAAAGACCTATAAACACGACCGGTGAAATGGTCTCGCGATCTCTACCCCATTCGCGAGCGGGCCGCGAACGCCCGGACCGAGACCTGGGGGCGCCTGGACATCGAACGGCTCTTCGGCGTCGGCCGCGCCTCCGCCCAAGGCCTGATGAAGGCCATCGGCGAAGTGCAGCCGGTTGGCAGGGCTCACTTCGTCGAGCGTACTTCCCTGCTCGGCTTTCTTGACGCGATGATTGCCGCGGAGGACTTCGACGAGGCCTTCCGCTCCCGCATGCGGGAGGCCGATGCACCCCCGTATACCAAGCCGTTGAAGGTGAGCTTGCCTGCCGGTCTTCGCACCGTGATGCTGCGCGACCTTCCCCCCAATATCTCGCTCACTCCCGGCAGATTGGAGATCATCGCCAACTCCTCGATCGCGATGCTGGAGAGCCTCGCCCTCCTCGCCCAGGCGATGCAGAACGATTTTCTTCACGTCCAGGCGATTCTTGATCCGTGCCCGCGCCTCCCTCAGGCCAAGCCGACGATCTCCGAGCCTTTCTCAACGGACTTCGTAGTCCGAGGTAAGGTAGGATTGCGCCGGACGTGGGCACTGTTTCCCCGGAGATCCATCAGCACGAACGACGCTGCTGTGAGCTGCTCCCCTCACAAGCCATCCGCGATCGCCGCAAGGCGCTCAAAGCCTTCAGCAACAGTGTATTCGTTACGCTCGCAAAATGCTGAAAAACGGTTCCAGTCAGCAACTCTAATTCGCAAGGTCATGGGCTGAGCCTTGT
This portion of the Acidisarcina polymorpha genome encodes:
- a CDS encoding tyrosine-type recombinase/integrase is translated as MTAELEIELQPAGNRPSEAFLIDLVVNGVTSEHSRRSYKTGLKAFFTWIRLSGAGRAFTKALVQQYRSSLLDQGLSASTVNLRLSPIRKLAREMADNQLLDPAAAAAIERVPGIEKRGNRAGNWLMKEQANDLLNAPSPKTLPGIRDRAVLALLLGCGLRRAELLRINIEDLQQREGRWVLPDMAGKGGRVRTVTVPAGVKSRIDAWLCASGISQGRLFRPVTKAGVLAGEEIRDEKAVWRLVMRYAKTSGLGKLAPHDLRRTCAKLCRKAGGELEQIQLLLGHASIQTTERYLGTEQALAHAVNDAIGLDMA
- a CDS encoding M15 family metallopeptidase, which gives rise to MTNHRLGRLRSSATVFFLSAAALSQSLQVQPNMRPLTPDERTAMTGKSWSPGCPVSLDDLLSIRITYFGFDHLTHKGRLIIHKRFAQEASAIFQELYDIRFPINKIDPYENYEVGGGNAEKNVTVGFYCRKAQDAPKEWSGHAYGIAVDLNPFDNPFHDAKEGWWPKGADARSKRDDTKGKVSPSTEAFQIFARHGWAWGGFYSGEPDYMHFYKATLGGSGNVLERSYVATGLQYVPVEQ